A single Brassica rapa cultivar Chiifu-401-42 chromosome A04, CAAS_Brap_v3.01, whole genome shotgun sequence DNA region contains:
- the LOC103865308 gene encoding UDP-glycosyltransferase 89A2, with amino-acid sequence MTGVIMVPPETRPHIMVFPFPAQGHLLPLLDLTHQLCLRGVNVSVIITPQNLQHLSPLLSAHPSSVTSVVFPFPPHPSLPPGVENVKDLGNSGSLPIMASLRQLRDPITLWFRSHQTPPVALVSDFFLGWTHDLCHQIGIPRFAFFSSGPFLASVLQFCFDNIKSRTKDPVRFSDLPGAPVFEEEHLPSVFRRSLQSPSRDLETVKAESSMNFLSYGCVFNTAECLEAEYVEYVKQRVGHDRVFGVGPLCLLGLDPVGTLKTSSCPLLSWLDGGPERSVLYICFGSQKALTKEQCDALALGLEKSLTRFVWVVKKDPVPEGFEERVAGRGMVVRGWAPQLEVLRHVAVGGFLSHCGWNSVLEGLTSGTLILGWPMEADQFVNARLLVEDLDVAVRVCEGDGTVPEPDELGRVIGETMGESGLEVRARAEEMRRKLVGSVTKGSSFADLERLVREVALI; translated from the coding sequence ATGACCGGAGTAATAATGGTGCCGCCGGAGACAAGACCGCACATCATGGTGTTCCCTTTCCCAGCACAAGGCCACTTACTTCCTTTACTAGACTTAACTCACCAACTCTGCCTTCGTGGAGTCAACGTCTCCGTCATCATCACTCCCCAAAACCTCCAACAcctctctcctctcctctccgCTCATCCCTCCTCCGTAACCTCCGTCGTCTTCCCTTTCCCTCCCCACCCTTCTCTCCCTCCCGGCGTTGAGAACGTTAAAGACCTCGGAAACTCCGGTAGCCTCCCGATCATGGCCTCTCTTCGCCAGCTTCGCGACCCTATCACCCTCTGGTTCCGTTCTCACCAAACTCCTCCCGTTGCTCTCGTCTCCGACTTCTTCCTTGGATGGACGCACGATCTCTGCCACCAGATCGGTATCCCTCGCTTCGCCTTCTTCTCCTCCGGCCCTTTCTTGGCTTCCGTTCTCCAGTTCTGTTTTGACAATATCAAATCAAGAACGAAGGATCCGGTTCGTTTCTCGGATCTTCCCGGGGCTCCGGTGTTCGAGGAGGAGCATCTCCCGTCGGTGTTCCGACGCTCGCTTCAATCACCGTCGCGGGATCTTGAAACGGTCAAAGCTGAAAGCTCCATGAATTTTTTGAGCTACGGTTGCGTTTTCAACACGGCAGAGTGTTTGGAAGCAGAGTATGTGGAGTACGTGAAACAGAGAGTTGGTCACGACCGGGTTTTTGGAGTTGGCCCGCTTTGTTTACTCGGGTTAGACCCGGTTGGTACGCTTAAAACCAGTTCTTGTCCGTTGCTGAGTTGGCTTGACGGTGGTCCGGAACGGTCAGTGCTGTACATATGTTTTGGAAGTCAAAAGGCGTTGACCAAGGAGCAGTGTGATGCTCTGGCGCTTGGGCTAGAGAAAAGCTTGACCCGGTTCGTATGGGTGGTTAAGAAAGATCCAGTACCCGAAGGTTTTGAGGAGCGGGTGGCTGGTCGGGGAATGGTGGTTAGAGGGTGGGCTCCGCAGCTTGAGGTGTTGCGACACGTGGCGGTTGGAGGGTTTTTGAGCCACTGTGGATGGAACTCTGTGCTTGAAGGGCTAACGAGTGGAACCTTGATATTGGGGTGGCCAATGGAGGCTGACCAGTTTGTGAACGCGAGGTTGCTGGTGGAGGATTTGGATGTGGCGGTTCGGGTTTGTGAAGGGGATGGAACAGTGCCTGAACCGGATGAACTTGGCCGGGTTATAGGTGAAACAATGGGTGAGAGTGGACTTGAGGTTAGAGCTAGAGCGGAGGAGATGCGCAGGAAGCTAGTAGGATCAGTGACAAAAGGCAGCTCTTTTGCTGATTTAGAAAGACTGGTCAGAGAAGTTGCTCTTATTTAA
- the LOC103865309 gene encoding LOW QUALITY PROTEIN: protein IQ-DOMAIN 1 (The sequence of the model RefSeq protein was modified relative to this genomic sequence to represent the inferred CDS: inserted 1 base in 1 codon): MGCGSFFKAIIGSKKGKQTSRKSEKGFIKPKASKKNVTRSASLVFLSEDRAATRIQTTFKAYKARKMLRRLKGIARAKLLTEKQPVKKQAAVTLKYLHSWSNIQSQIKARRVGMVMEGRLIFKRLENQQKLEAKLHDIEVEWNGGTETKDEILERIHQREEAMIKRERALAYAFSLSSGIYKNIFSFPCLLTCYGEEVTLSCEQWKADGKTQWLGGYELGNTNWGWSWKERWIAARPWEVRYSXTPKKPKNLKTVCCKSETKPNSPAKRGVSLSSVSAKAPIPGAVNPRRLSFPGA; this comes from the exons ATGGGTTGTGGGAGTTTTTTCAAAGCAATAATTGGTTCCAAGAAAGGGAAACAAACAAGCAGAAAGAGTGAGAAG GGGTTTATAAAACCAAAAGCCTCCAAGAAGAATGTCACACGTTCTGCATCACTAGTTTTTCTTAGCGAGGATCGAGCTGCAACTCGAATCCAGACTACTTTTAAAGCATATAAG GCTAGGAAGATGTTACGGCGACTAAAAGGAATAGCAAGAGCAAAGCTGTTAACTGAAAAACAACCAGTGAAGAAGCAAGCAGCAGTTACATTGAAGTATCTTCACTCATGGAGTAATATACAGTCTCAGATTAAGGCTCGCAGGGTTGGCATGGTCATGGAAGGCCGACtgatttttaaaagattagaGAATCAGCAGAAGCTTGAGGCCAAGCTTCATGATATTGAG GTTGAATGGAACGGTGGGACAGAGACCAAAGATGAAATCTTAGAACGGATACATCAAAGAGAAGAAGCTATGATCAAACGAGAAAGAGCTTTGGCTTATGCTTTCTCTCTCTCATCaggtatatataaaaacattttttcttttccttgttTGCTGACTTGCTATGGTGAAGAAGTAACACTGAGCTGTGAACAGTGGAAAGCTGATGGTAAGACTCAGTGGCTAGGGGGTTATGAGCTGGGAAATACTAACTGGGGATGGAGCTGGAAAGAACGTTGGATTGCTGCTCGACCTTGGGAAGTAAGATACT TGACTCCTAAGAAACCGAAGAACTTAAAGACGGTTTGCTGCAAGAGTGAGACTAAACCAAATTCACCGGCAAAGAGAGGAGTGTCACTATCATCAGTTTCAGCAAAAGCTCCGATTCCTGGAGCTGTGAACCCACGGAGATTGTCATTTCCGGGAGCTTGA
- the LOC103865311 gene encoding RING-H2 finger protein ATL40, with protein sequence MSFNDPSLNSIILWFAAVRFLLTIFVIFTLLVICLIKRRRFVDVSPETEDDHRHRRREPQSQGVNASVIAAFPTFSYKLDNNDLEGNSQEIECPVCLGLIPKNAVIKVLPNCKHMFDEECIARWLESHTTCPVCRRMAEPLSSTGDKVLESIV encoded by the coding sequence ATGAGTTTCAACGATCCTTCGTTAAACTCCATCATCCTTTGGTTCGCCGCCGTAAGGTTTCTCTTGACTATCTTCGTTATCTTCACCCTCCTCGTTATTTGTTTGATCAAACGCCGTAGGTTTGTGGATGTATCACCGGAAACAGAAGACGACCACCGCCACCGCAGAAGAGAACCACAAAGCCAAGGGGTTAACGCTTCTGTGATTGCTGCCTTTCCGACATTTTCTTACAAACTGGACAACAACGATCTCGAGGGCAACAGTCAGGAGATAGAGTGTCCGGTTTGCTTAGGGTTAATCCCCAAGAATGCTGTAATTAAGGTTTTACCAAATTGTAAGCACATGTTTGATGAGGAATGTATTGCTAGGTGGCTTGAATCGCACACAACTTGCCCTGTGTGTCGTAGAATGGCTGAGCCTTTGTCTAGCACTGGGGATAAGGTTTTAGAAAGTATAGTATAG
- the LOC103865312 gene encoding sodium/calcium exchanger NCL: MKMIYGILICILYCPPNNHPLYYLRMYTEKVWPSHKFSLFNYNTLLYVHQKIIQDWWSQRHNIVKNIVGKFSDSKAVDRFFLFSLSSFFFVRRCCVVFNYLCSEASVDVDTKNKKPAGIMLLSLAPFLMVTLTAIFDSHSWRHIIILITLIISSSSTILYFVYSYADQDNQRESLEHARFEIMSEVHKLLKKFSPENLLQNGEINKESIKSLFEFLDTNNDEKIQISELKDFKIEFWNFGRRKCEINKIAKEFLKKYDKDADGHLDKDEFEAGVTDMLKNHKIKFDNLEDEKEDHSEVKGTLKMKTPSQKLVTKFLYMETLGAAIKVIVGILIVLFLAKPFMMNIELLSVSAGVPSFYIVFVIIPLARNLKNTLSARFCHPKDKEKISIHTFSEIYKDITMNNLMGLSIILAVIYARGLAWNCSVEAFILVIVGLAIGLPAYMRSTYPFWICVFAFAMYIFSLVLIYLRYQFLDKN; this comes from the exons ATGAAGATGATATATGGCATTCTCATATGTATTCTGTACTGTCCACCAAATAATCATCCACTTTATTATTTACGAATGTATACAGAAAAAGTATGGCCATCTCACAAATTCTCTCTATTTAATTATAATACGTTACTATATGTTCATCAGAAAATCATACAAGATTGGTGGAGCCAAAGACATAACATAGTGAAAAACATTGTTGGTAAGTTCAGTGACTCGAAGGCTGTAGATagattctttctcttttctttgagtagttttttttttgtacgaAGATGTTGTGTTGTGTTTAATTATCTATGTTCAGAAGCAAGCGTAGACGTAGATACGAAGAACAAGAAACCTGCAGGGATTATGTTGTTGAGTCTGGCTCCCTTTCTCATGGTGACACTTACAGCGATATTTGATTCGCATTCTTGGAGGCATATCATTATATTGATAACACTAataatctcttcttcttcaaccatTCTCTACTTTGTTTACTCG TATGCTGATCAAGATAACCAAAGGGAGAGCTTAGAACACGCGAGGTTTGAGATCATGTCAGAAGTTCATAAGCTATTAAAGAAGTTTTCACCAGAAAACTTACTACAAAATGGAGAGATAAACAAAGAGAGCATAAAAAG CTTGTTTGAGTTTCTTGATACAAACAATGATGAGAAGATACAAATATCTGAGCTGAAagactttaaaatagagttttggAACTTTGGGAGGAGGAAATGCGAAATAAATAAGATTGCTAAAGAGTTTCTTAAAAAATACGACAAAGACGCAGACGGTCATTTAGACAAGGACGAATTTGAGGCAGGGGTCACGGATATGCTcaaaaaccacaaaatcaaATTCGACAACCTAGAGGATGAAAAAGAGGATCACAGC GAGGTGAAGGGAACTCTAAAGATGAAAACACCGTCGCAAAAGCTTGTAACTAAATTTCTCTATATGGAAACGTTAGGAGCTGCGATTAAAGTCATCGTAGGGATCTTAATTGTCCTCTTTCTTGCAAAACCATTTATGATGAACATCGAGCTCTTATCAGTCTCAGCTGGAGTTCCCTCTTTTTACATCGTCTTCGTGATTATCCCTTTGGCTAGAAACTTAAAGAACACTCTATCAGCACGCTTCTGTCATCCGAAAGACAAGGAAAAAATCTCAATACATACCTTCTCTGAG ATCTACAAAGATATTACAATGAACAACCTCATGGGATTGTCAATCATATTGGCGGTTATATACGCGAGAGGCTTGGCATGGAATTGCTCGGTAGAAGCTTTTATTCTTGTGATCGTTGGCCTCGCGATTGGCTTACCGGCTTATATGAGATCGACTTATCCGTTCTGGATCTGTGTATTTGCCTTTGCTATGTATAtcttctctcttgttcttatcTATCTCCGTTATCAATTTCTAGACAAGAACTAA
- the LOC103865313 gene encoding ATP synthase mitochondrial F1 complex assembly factor 1 yields the protein MKLRRILCSLSNLATERLSLSSCPSRHISTAWSSSPQRSNLSEALPGSHIKWASLGSVRNSRFASGFTPLQPKPLDSIMDLERAKTKSPEELTSIWDDYHLGRGHIGITIKAQLYRLLEQRAAECRYFVIPLWRGSGYITMFAQVEAPHMIFTGLEDYKARGTQAAPYLTSTFYTELSETKDLVFIRGDVVFTSKLTDEEAKWIMETAQSFYLNDTRYKLLERFNKYTHDFEFKDVLQALDMPIL from the exons ATGAAACTGAGACGAATCCTCTGTTCCTTATCGAATCTCGCTACAGAAAGGCTCTCTCTTTCCTCGTGCCCATCTCGACACATTTCCACCGCGTGGTCATCTTCTCCACAACGAAGTAATCTCTCAGAAGCGTTACCAGGGAGCCACATCAAATGGGCATCGCTAGGTTCAGTCAGAAACTCGAGGTTCGCTTCTGGGTTCACACCGTTGCAGCCAAAACCGTTGGATTCGATCATGGATTTGGAGAGAGCCAAGACTAAATCGCCGGAGGAGCTCACCTCGATCTGGGACGAT TATCACTTAGGAAGAGGTCATATTGGGATAACTATAAAAGCTCAGCTTTATCGTTTGTTGGAGCAACGAGCAGCTGAGTG CCGATACTTTGTCATTCCATTGTGGAGAGGAAGTGGTTACATTACAATGTTTGCTCAAG TTGAAGCGCCTCACATGATATTCACTGGTCTAGAAGACTATAAAGCAAGAGGAACTCAAGCCGCGCCTTACCTGACTAGCACCTTCTACACCGAGCTTTCAGAGACGAAGGACTTGGTGTTTATCCGAGGTGATGTTGTGTTCACAAGCAAACTCACTGACGAGGAGGCGAAATGGATCATGGAGACGGCTCAGTCGTTTTACTTGAACGACACTCGGTACAAGCTGCTTGAGAGGTTCAATAAATATACTCATGACTTTGAGTTCAAGGATGTGTTACAAGCCCTTGATATGCCTATTCTGTGA